The Nocardia vinacea genome contains the following window.
GGCGTGCTCACCCACCGCGAGCGCGAACAATGAATCACGCACCATCCGATCCCGCAGCGCCGCAGCCAATTCGGCGTACTCACCGGCGGTGAGCACGATCCCGGAGTCGGTGTCGGCGACCCGCCACAGCACCCACTCCAACATCCGCCGGTGATAGCTGTCGGGATCGCCGCGGCGCACGGCCTCGGCATACCGGTCGTGCGCCTGCCGCAGGGCCTCATCGAGGTCCGCGGCGACCTGGGTGGCCAGTTCGGTGTCGGGAGTGAGCAGTTCGGTAAGTTCCGAGCGGGTGCCGCGGATCGGTCGGCCCCGCAGTACATGGGCGAGGGTCACCATCGAGGTGGCCGGATCCGGCAGTGTCCCATGACTGTTGGGGCCGAGCAGACCCCACCAGCCTTGCCAGGGTTCGATCGCGCGGACCGCCCACGCGCCCGCGACCACGATGCTCTCCCCGGCCAGGCGACTGCTGAACGCGGCGATCAGCCGCGCCCACGGCCCGAGATCCGAACCGGCCGGGGGCTGTGTGTCGCGGGGTTCGCTCATCCGGTCATCGACGATGACCGCGAGCACCACGGTCGCGTCCTCGGTGGCGCAGATGCTGACGACGGCGTCAGCGTAAGCATCCGCCCGACCCGGGTGGCTGTCGTCGATGTCGAGATCCAACCGCAGCACCGCGTCGATGGTGGGCGCTCGCCTCCGATCATCGGAGTCGCGAAGCAGGGCCACTACCAGCGAGCGTTCGGGGACGAATCCGATCATCGCGGGCACCGCCACGATCAATTGACCGGGATCATCCACATGCAGGGACTCGCCATGAGTGCGATCCGGGGAATCCCGGTCCAAATCACCGGTCGACTGATCGAGCAAGCGTGATAGAGCGTTATCGGTGTTGTCGGTCATTGAGAGTCCTCTTGGTCGCGGGTGTGTGTGGGATGACCTGGTGCGGCTGCGGTACGAGCGGTCAGTGCGTCGGCTGGTCGCGACGGGCGCAGGCGTCGATGAATCGCATCGGCAGCAGCACACCGCGGACGCGGGCGTGACCAATGACGGTGTGGTGGTGCACGACGCGGACGTGGTGGTGTCCGCCGGGGTGTGATCGTTACCGCGGCAGCCGCGCGGGGCAGCCGATGCGGTTCGACAGCGAACAGCCGCACTCTGGGTGAGCTTCAGTCCGGGGTCAGCGCCGATCACGATGAGGACAGGTGTCTGCGGCCCTGCGGGTGTTCTGTTTGTGTTCGGGTGAGTGACGGGCCCGGCCACCACGAACAGTTCCGTGGTGGGCCGGTGGGGTTGTGGTGTGCTGGTTCAGGACTCGATGTCGATGTCGTGGTAGTCGATGAGTTTGGCGGCGGCTTGTTCGACGTCGACGAGGGCGAAGTCGAGGTCGGGATCGGCGGTGGCCTCGTCGAGGAACCGCAGATACCGCTGCGTGGCGGGTAGGGCGTCGCGCCACAGGCTCTTGCCGATCTCCAGTTCTGCGGAGGCGAGCTGCATGGCGAGCACGATCGTCCACGCCCGGTTGGGTGAGGCGCTGCTGATCGCGGTGACCAGCGCCTCGATAGAGTCGTCGATCCGTAGCAGCGCGGCCACTTTCGTGCGCTCGGTGTGGCTGAGTTTGTGCGCGAGGGCTTCGGCGACGAACGTGGCGGTGGCCCGGTGCAGGGTGGCACCGGCCACGAGCCGCGGCAGGAATTTGTTGCGGCGCTCGTTGGCGGCCTCTCCGCGCTCGTTCAACTTGATCACCCGCCGCCGCGCCAGCCGCGCCTGCTCCCGCTCGGCTGCGGTGTCGGCTTCGATCTGCGGGTCGGATTCAGGTACTACGACCTGGAATCGGCTGCCCGCCAATGCATCCTCGG
Protein-coding sequences here:
- a CDS encoding DUF4192 domain-containing protein, whose amino-acid sequence is MTDNTDNALSRLLDQSTGDLDRDSPDRTHGESLHVDDPGQLIVAVPAMIGFVPERSLVVALLRDSDDRRRAPTIDAVLRLDLDIDDSHPGRADAYADAVVSICATEDATVVLAVIVDDRMSEPRDTQPPAGSDLGPWARLIAAFSSRLAGESIVVAGAWAVRAIEPWQGWWGLLGPNSHGTLPDPATSMVTLAHVLRGRPIRGTRSELTELLTPDTELATQVAADLDEALRQAHDRYAEAVRRGDPDSYHRRMLEWVLWRVADTDSGIVLTAGEYAELAAALRDRMVRDSLFALAVGEHAAPAERLWVASARALSGCDRADAATLLAYSAYLRGDGPLAGIALQAARHANPTHSMAILLETSLRAGIRPHTVRTLAHTGRGIAADLGVDLGPIHH